Proteins encoded by one window of Synechococcus sp. WH 7805:
- a CDS encoding 16S rRNA (cytosine(967)-C(5))-methyltransferase — protein sequence MSESPSRSDKPGLASRRVALEVLEAVAAGAYADVALERALRQHPLQAADRGLATELAYGTIRWRQWLDAWLDKLGKVPARKQPPRLRWLLHLGLYQVLRMERIPPAAAVNTSVELAKGGPLARLAPVVNGLLRAALRARDAGDGLVRPSEPEMELAQDQSLPLWFTRDLLRWCGPVQAAQVAQACNQVPPLDLRINRLRASPAEMASRFAEHCMPTAPIPGCPDGLQVLDPAGDLRQWPGFDEGYWCVQDRAAQWVAPLLAVEAGQRVLDACAAPGGKATHLAELMGDQGEVWAVDRSPGRLQRVAANASRLGSHCIHALAADASQLLQQRPQWMASFDRILLDAPCSGLGTLARHPDARWRISESSIADLVQLQAGLLDALLPLLKPGGRIVYATCTVHPAENTDQIHGWLQRHPQLVLVSEQQRWPDPQGGDGFYAAVITAPAAA from the coding sequence GTGAGTGAGTCGCCGTCTCGATCCGACAAGCCTGGGCTGGCGTCTCGCCGGGTGGCGTTGGAGGTGCTTGAAGCGGTGGCGGCGGGGGCTTACGCCGATGTGGCCCTTGAGCGGGCGCTGCGGCAGCACCCCTTGCAAGCCGCTGACCGTGGCCTGGCCACCGAATTGGCCTATGGCACCATCCGTTGGCGGCAGTGGCTAGACGCCTGGCTCGACAAGCTCGGAAAAGTGCCTGCCCGCAAACAGCCTCCACGTCTGCGCTGGCTGCTTCATCTCGGGTTGTACCAGGTTCTGCGTATGGAACGGATCCCTCCAGCCGCGGCAGTGAATACCTCTGTGGAACTGGCCAAAGGCGGCCCGTTGGCACGCTTGGCACCTGTGGTGAATGGTTTGCTACGCGCAGCCCTGCGGGCCCGTGATGCTGGCGACGGTTTGGTGCGACCTTCTGAACCGGAGATGGAGCTGGCGCAGGACCAGTCGCTGCCGCTCTGGTTCACCCGCGATCTCCTGCGCTGGTGCGGTCCAGTGCAGGCCGCTCAGGTGGCGCAGGCCTGCAATCAGGTGCCGCCTTTGGATTTGCGCATCAATCGTCTGCGCGCATCGCCAGCAGAGATGGCTTCACGCTTTGCCGAACACTGCATGCCCACGGCTCCGATCCCCGGCTGCCCGGATGGGTTGCAGGTGTTGGATCCGGCTGGGGATCTTCGGCAGTGGCCGGGTTTTGACGAAGGTTACTGGTGTGTGCAGGATCGCGCGGCGCAGTGGGTGGCTCCGTTGCTGGCGGTTGAGGCAGGACAGCGAGTGTTGGATGCCTGTGCAGCGCCCGGCGGTAAAGCCACCCATCTGGCCGAACTGATGGGTGATCAAGGTGAGGTGTGGGCTGTGGATCGTTCACCCGGGCGCCTGCAACGCGTGGCAGCCAATGCCTCTCGGCTCGGCAGTCATTGCATTCATGCCTTGGCGGCGGATGCATCGCAATTGCTTCAGCAACGCCCGCAGTGGATGGCCTCCTTCGATCGGATCCTGTTGGATGCCCCTTGTTCAGGCCTGGGTACCTTGGCCCGTCATCCTGATGCGCGCTGGCGCATCAGTGAATCTTCGATTGCCGATTTGGTGCAGCTTCAGGCTGGTCTTCTTGATGCACTCTTGCCGTTGCTCAAGCCTGGCGGCCGCATCGTGTATGCCACCTGCACAGTGCACCCTGCCGAGAACACCGATCAAATTCATGGCTGGTTGCAGCGTCATCCCCAACTTGTGCTGGTGTCTGAACAGCAGCGCTGGCCTGACCCCCAGGGGGGAGATGGGTTTTATGCAGCTGTGATCACTGCACCGGCAGCGGCCTGA
- a CDS encoding MGMT family protein, whose product MTATFDSRVHAVVALIPYGRLATYGQVADWIGAYGCARQVGWALRRLTLPSTIPWQRVVNAQGRISMSLSREGSDWMQRELLISEGIPVDDEGRLPLRRFLWEPQSELLEQALSRCDRSEAKARLDQAAQIID is encoded by the coding sequence ATGACGGCAACGTTTGACTCTCGTGTTCATGCCGTTGTGGCTTTAATTCCTTATGGACGTCTGGCGACCTATGGGCAGGTGGCTGACTGGATCGGTGCCTATGGCTGTGCCCGTCAGGTGGGCTGGGCCTTGCGCCGGCTCACCCTTCCATCGACGATTCCCTGGCAAAGGGTTGTGAATGCCCAGGGTCGGATTTCGATGAGCCTGAGCCGTGAGGGATCTGACTGGATGCAGCGGGAGCTGCTGATCAGCGAAGGCATTCCCGTGGATGACGAGGGGCGGCTTCCGCTACGTCGTTTCCTCTGGGAGCCTCAATCTGAGCTTCTCGAACAGGCCCTGTCGCGCTGTGATCGTTCAGAAGCGAAAGCCCGTCTTGATCAAGCCGCCCAGATTATTGATTGA
- a CDS encoding glycine zipper 2TM domain-containing protein — translation MQSDGGLVINDEPMASRMGVIPTDHIVKRILLAGFCVSGLVISPLQGIAGDSMHRVEGDYIYHDDPYGRDDRLRRTSRDNPDVDTNSCIEGSVIGGLLGAGLGAALSRGSGRWVGVPVGGAAGALIGCQVDGG, via the coding sequence TTGCAATCGGATGGAGGTCTGGTCATCAATGATGAGCCAATGGCCTCAAGAATGGGGGTGATTCCTACCGATCACATTGTGAAAAGGATCTTGCTGGCTGGTTTCTGTGTTTCTGGATTGGTGATTTCACCATTGCAGGGAATCGCAGGAGACTCTATGCATCGAGTGGAAGGCGATTATATCTATCATGATGATCCTTATGGTCGGGATGATCGACTTCGGCGGACGTCACGAGATAACCCAGATGTTGATACAAACAGTTGTATCGAAGGCAGTGTGATTGGAGGTTTGTTGGGTGCTGGTCTCGGTGCTGCCCTCTCGCGGGGGAGTGGTCGATGGGTTGGAGTGCCAGTGGGTGGTGCTGCCGGCGCGCTGATCGGCTGTCAGGTGGATGGTGGTTGA
- the trmH gene encoding tRNA (guanosine(18)-2'-O)-methyltransferase TrmH, with the protein MPLLPRRFERLKTVLNQRMSDLTVLVEHVEKPHNLSAILRSCDAVGVLEAHAVSFSGRPRTFNSTAQGSQRWVSLRDHADISTAVHHLKERSFRLYGTNLGVDARDYRDCDFTGPCAFVLGAEKWGLTEEATALMDQAIFIPMRGMVQSLNVSVATATLLYEALRQRQAAGLAPLNGEGVPAEHYSDLLFEWAYPQVAAWCREQGRSYPELNEQGEILEDLPRTAKLRC; encoded by the coding sequence ATGCCATTGCTTCCCCGTCGATTCGAGCGCCTAAAGACGGTCTTGAACCAACGCATGTCCGATCTGACCGTCTTGGTGGAGCATGTCGAGAAACCCCACAACCTCTCGGCCATCCTGCGCAGCTGCGATGCCGTGGGTGTGCTCGAAGCCCATGCGGTGAGCTTCAGCGGCAGGCCGCGAACCTTCAACAGCACCGCCCAGGGCAGTCAACGCTGGGTGTCTCTTCGCGACCATGCCGATATCAGCACCGCTGTGCATCACCTCAAGGAGCGGAGTTTCCGTCTCTACGGCACCAACCTGGGCGTCGATGCCCGTGATTACCGCGACTGCGATTTCACCGGTCCCTGCGCCTTCGTGCTCGGCGCTGAGAAGTGGGGTTTAACGGAAGAGGCCACGGCCTTGATGGACCAGGCCATCTTTATTCCGATGCGAGGAATGGTGCAGTCCCTCAATGTCTCGGTGGCCACGGCCACCCTGCTGTATGAGGCACTGCGTCAACGCCAGGCAGCAGGCCTGGCTCCTCTGAACGGTGAAGGAGTTCCAGCGGAGCACTACAGCGATCTGCTGTTCGAATGGGCCTATCCCCAAGTGGCCGCCTGGTGCCGCGAGCAGGGACGTTCCTATCCGGAGCTGAACGAACAAGGAGAAATCCTCGAAGACCTTCCGCGCACCGCCAAATTGCGCTGCTGA
- a CDS encoding MauE/DoxX family redox-associated membrane protein — protein sequence MAYELGDVHLYRMSMPEHECPWGLKAIALLQRRGIAFQDHRLSSQEQVNAFKQRHNVPTTPQIFSGDRRIGGYSELAEVLGEKAESAEYSYTPVIAVFGTALLMALVLGDSIIQHFMGISICALAMLKLMDVESFAASFLKYDLITQRWRPWGKLYPGVELLIGLGFLLSPPLPLAGWAALVVGVPGMASIIKAVYIDKLALNCACVGGNTKTPLGVISFMEYAILTVMGVLVAFQLAF from the coding sequence ATGGCATACGAGCTGGGTGATGTGCATCTCTACCGCATGTCGATGCCTGAGCATGAATGTCCCTGGGGGCTGAAGGCCATCGCGCTGCTGCAACGCCGAGGTATCGCCTTTCAGGATCACCGTCTCAGCAGCCAGGAGCAGGTGAACGCCTTCAAGCAGCGTCACAACGTGCCCACCACGCCGCAGATTTTCTCTGGCGACAGGCGCATCGGGGGCTACAGCGAACTGGCTGAGGTGCTTGGCGAGAAGGCTGAGAGCGCCGAGTACTCGTATACCCCTGTGATCGCCGTGTTTGGCACGGCCCTGTTGATGGCCCTGGTGCTGGGAGACAGCATCATCCAGCACTTCATGGGCATCTCGATCTGCGCTCTGGCGATGCTCAAACTGATGGATGTGGAGTCGTTCGCAGCCAGCTTCTTGAAGTACGACCTCATCACCCAGCGCTGGCGGCCGTGGGGCAAGCTCTATCCCGGAGTGGAGCTGCTGATCGGCCTTGGCTTTCTGCTCAGTCCTCCCTTGCCTCTGGCCGGTTGGGCTGCACTAGTCGTGGGGGTGCCGGGCATGGCGTCGATCATCAAGGCGGTCTACATCGACAAGCTCGCCCTCAACTGCGCCTGCGTGGGCGGCAACACCAAAACCCCTCTGGGGGTTATCAGTTTCATGGAGTACGCCATCCTCACCGTGATGGGCGTGCTTGTGGCATTCCAGCTGGCGTTTTAA
- a CDS encoding ABC transporter permease, whose product MARWGLVIVAMYLLVALVTPLLLAAGVLPDPNAGLENPIYAPPSLQHWCGTDRLGRDVCVRTLQGSGVALQVVLLAVALALVIGVPLGMVSGYLGGGVDRILVLLMDTLYTLPVLLLSVVLAFLLGRGIPNAAAALCVVYVPQYFRVVRNQTAQVKAELFVEAARTLGAGPVWILRRYLLRNVITSVPVLLTLNAADAVLVLGGLGFLGLGLPETIPEWGSDLNLALAAVPTGIWWTALYPGLAMFILVLGLSFLGEGLEAWVSSTGRDAAH is encoded by the coding sequence ATGGCGCGTTGGGGATTGGTGATTGTGGCGATGTACCTGTTGGTCGCCTTGGTCACTCCCCTGCTGCTGGCTGCGGGAGTGCTCCCCGATCCCAATGCAGGGCTTGAGAATCCCATCTATGCGCCGCCGTCGCTCCAGCACTGGTGCGGAACTGACCGCCTCGGGCGGGATGTGTGTGTGCGCACGCTGCAAGGCAGTGGGGTGGCGTTGCAGGTGGTCCTTCTGGCTGTGGCGCTCGCCCTTGTGATCGGAGTGCCCTTGGGCATGGTGAGCGGATATCTCGGCGGCGGTGTTGACCGGATTCTGGTGTTGCTGATGGACACCCTTTACACCCTGCCGGTGCTGCTTCTGTCAGTGGTATTGGCCTTTCTGCTGGGTCGGGGCATCCCCAACGCTGCCGCAGCTCTCTGCGTGGTGTACGTGCCTCAGTATTTCCGGGTGGTGCGTAATCAAACCGCCCAGGTCAAGGCTGAGTTGTTCGTGGAAGCCGCCCGCACCCTGGGGGCTGGTCCGGTCTGGATTCTTCGCCGCTACTTGCTGCGCAATGTGATCACCTCCGTTCCGGTGCTGCTCACCCTCAACGCAGCTGATGCGGTGCTGGTTCTGGGAGGCCTGGGATTTCTCGGCCTCGGCTTGCCGGAAACGATTCCGGAATGGGGTAGTGATCTGAACCTGGCTTTGGCCGCTGTCCCTACTGGAATCTGGTGGACAGCCCTGTATCCGGGGTTGGCCATGTTCATTCTGGTTCTCGGTCTCTCCTTTCTGGGTGAAGGTCTGGAGGCCTGGGTGAGCAGCACCGGTCGCGACGCGGCACACTGA
- a CDS encoding HAMP domain-containing sensor histidine kinase, producing MHRSRFWKHRLTGSMLGQLQLATYAAVLLGFTAATSAGLWLSERTRLQMGEAELRAVSDLAAKHLMDIETEDADEVLRELSYHSNSLIQHWLEKADGTLVVPKSLRRPSLRGLVQSSMATNRPRTPGKANMIEVRGRDHLTIVDRTIDSGDWLWSSMEITELGQSQTEFLGWMIVIWGCCLAGSLMLVTLLVRRITKPLQDLSDRSAELTAEGLKTAALPVPRGPIELARLTRTYNDLIERLAWSWSQQRQFVSAVSHELQSPLILVSGSLKRVMRKAPDLDPALKQCLQDAQDETAEMQQLLNDLLDLSKSDSGRLQVKEEAVPLQPLLDTIVRVQGPAYGRFLELTRPDDECSLVALGDASRLHQVLVNLVENAHKYSPPDQPIQLTVARVAEGLQVEVIDHGIGIPSTDQPHIFKRFHRGSNIGGYSGSGLGLSVVKLLVEAMGGSITVASEPGMGSRFRILLQSA from the coding sequence ATGCACCGTTCGCGATTCTGGAAACACCGCCTCACAGGCAGCATGCTGGGCCAGTTGCAGCTGGCCACTTATGCCGCCGTGCTGCTGGGATTCACGGCGGCAACCAGTGCAGGCCTCTGGTTAAGCGAACGCACACGCCTGCAGATGGGAGAGGCGGAGCTGCGAGCTGTTTCTGATTTAGCGGCCAAACACCTGATGGATATTGAGACTGAAGATGCTGACGAAGTCCTCAGGGAGTTGAGCTACCACTCGAATTCGCTCATTCAACACTGGCTAGAGAAGGCTGATGGAACGCTGGTCGTCCCCAAGAGTCTCCGGCGGCCTTCATTGCGTGGACTCGTGCAGTCCTCCATGGCTACCAATCGGCCACGAACTCCGGGGAAGGCGAACATGATCGAGGTGAGGGGACGCGATCACCTCACCATTGTGGACCGAACGATTGACTCCGGCGATTGGCTCTGGAGCAGCATGGAGATCACCGAGCTGGGCCAATCGCAGACCGAATTCCTGGGCTGGATGATCGTGATCTGGGGTTGCTGCCTCGCAGGCTCCCTGATGCTGGTCACCCTGCTGGTGCGACGGATCACCAAGCCCCTGCAGGATCTGAGCGACCGCAGCGCAGAACTCACAGCCGAGGGGCTGAAAACGGCGGCCCTGCCCGTACCGAGGGGGCCCATCGAACTCGCCCGCCTCACGCGCACCTACAACGACCTGATCGAAAGGCTGGCGTGGTCGTGGAGTCAGCAGCGACAATTCGTGAGCGCGGTGAGCCACGAGTTGCAGTCGCCGCTGATTCTCGTGTCAGGTTCGCTGAAACGGGTGATGCGCAAGGCACCGGATCTGGATCCGGCGTTGAAGCAATGCCTCCAGGATGCCCAGGACGAAACCGCCGAGATGCAGCAGCTGCTCAATGATCTGCTGGATCTCTCCAAGAGCGATTCCGGCCGGTTGCAGGTGAAGGAAGAAGCGGTGCCCTTGCAACCACTGCTGGACACCATCGTGCGCGTGCAGGGACCCGCCTACGGGCGCTTTCTAGAGCTCACCCGACCAGACGATGAGTGCTCCCTCGTTGCCCTTGGCGACGCATCCCGCCTGCATCAGGTGCTGGTCAACCTGGTGGAAAACGCTCACAAATACTCTCCTCCTGATCAACCGATCCAGTTGACCGTGGCGCGCGTTGCCGAGGGGCTCCAAGTGGAGGTAATCGACCATGGCATCGGCATTCCCAGCACCGACCAACCCCACATCTTTAAACGCTTCCATCGAGGGTCGAACATCGGGGGCTACAGCGGCAGCGGCCTCGGTCTCTCCGTAGTGAAATTACTTGTTGAGGCGATGGGGGGATCGATCACTGTGGCCAGTGAACCCGGGATGGGCAGCCGCTTCCGCATCCTTCTGCAATCAGCTTGA
- a CDS encoding sensor histidine kinase KdpD — protein MPSSGIQRRLERTSASAVLLGYGLLLLVNLQVFSRNRDQRQLDTMAMAERLLVRSKADQADGGALQRCFNHFSTFDRAIWGQPTGSAAGMVMPQLSSNDFIASNPELRARAQDLARSASSPQTFAHEARTYTVSTAAVNLSDEPWRLYLLTDVSQDVAMERQLNLILTAAALLASLVTLMLNRRGIQRSLLPLRRFGDTLSAVRSSSLQQKRFEPDQEPEELQPLAHAFNALLDRLTEAFERQRQFASTVSHELRNPITLIGGYSRRLLRRSDNLSDDQRHQLGIVEEESRRLGRLVTDLLALTRAETGSLQLDLKPLSVCDAVQQAIDLAGGAGERRFLLRPDDGIDPHTLQAWADRDRVVQCLVNLIENACKYSPQQSPVEIGCSTTPSVVELRVRDHGPGIPPEERSLIFERFRRGQHNTGIPGSGIGLAVVSTLVSQMEGEVSVEDGEGGGAVFVISLRRCPRPSDPRPRHHRH, from the coding sequence ATGCCCTCGTCGGGAATTCAGCGCCGTCTGGAGCGCACAAGTGCGAGTGCTGTGCTTCTGGGGTATGGCCTGCTGCTGTTGGTGAACCTTCAGGTGTTCAGCCGCAACCGTGATCAGCGCCAACTGGACACGATGGCCATGGCGGAGCGTCTGCTTGTGCGCAGCAAGGCGGATCAGGCTGATGGCGGAGCGTTGCAGCGCTGCTTCAACCATTTCTCAACCTTTGATCGCGCCATCTGGGGGCAACCGACCGGCTCTGCTGCCGGCATGGTGATGCCGCAACTCAGCAGTAACGATTTCATCGCTTCCAATCCCGAGTTGCGTGCACGGGCGCAGGACTTAGCCCGCAGCGCCTCCAGTCCTCAGACCTTTGCGCACGAGGCACGCACTTACACGGTGAGTACCGCCGCGGTCAATCTCAGCGATGAGCCCTGGCGGTTGTACCTGCTCACTGATGTCAGTCAGGACGTTGCAATGGAGCGACAGCTCAATTTGATCCTTACTGCGGCGGCCTTGCTGGCGTCGTTGGTCACCTTGATGCTTAATCGCCGCGGGATTCAGCGCAGCCTGCTCCCCCTGCGTCGCTTCGGTGACACCCTCAGCGCTGTGCGTTCAAGTTCTCTGCAACAGAAACGGTTTGAGCCGGATCAGGAACCAGAAGAACTCCAGCCTCTCGCCCATGCGTTCAACGCGCTGCTGGATCGCCTGACCGAGGCCTTTGAGCGCCAGCGCCAGTTCGCCAGCACCGTGAGCCATGAGCTGCGCAATCCGATCACGCTGATTGGCGGCTACAGCCGCCGCTTGCTGCGGCGTTCCGACAACCTCTCCGACGACCAGCGCCATCAGTTGGGGATCGTGGAGGAAGAGAGCCGTCGTCTGGGGCGGTTGGTGACCGATTTGTTGGCTCTCACTCGAGCGGAAACCGGCAGCTTGCAGCTTGATCTCAAGCCTCTGAGCGTCTGCGACGCCGTGCAGCAGGCGATTGACCTGGCCGGTGGGGCGGGTGAGCGCCGATTCCTTTTACGTCCTGACGATGGCATTGACCCTCACACACTTCAGGCCTGGGCCGACCGGGACCGCGTGGTGCAGTGTCTTGTGAATCTGATCGAGAACGCCTGCAAGTACAGCCCCCAGCAGTCACCAGTGGAGATCGGCTGCTCTACCACGCCGTCTGTGGTGGAGCTGCGCGTTCGCGACCATGGTCCCGGAATACCGCCGGAGGAGAGGAGCTTGATCTTCGAGCGCTTCCGCCGCGGGCAACACAACACCGGCATTCCTGGCAGCGGCATTGGCCTGGCGGTGGTGTCCACCCTCGTCTCCCAGATGGAAGGAGAAGTGTCGGTGGAGGATGGCGAGGGCGGGGGTGCCGTGTTCGTGATCAGCCTCAGGCGATGCCCCCGTCCCTCGGATCCACGCCCTCGGCATCACCGCCATTAA
- a CDS encoding prepilin-type N-terminal cleavage/methylation domain-containing protein, with product MIPRQGSRGFTLLELLLALSLGTALFVLLLRLIGADLRLGTAMARHLQASGLQRRTLELIRDEVAIGHGWMVDPPLSSTWPCRLSGRRPVLAIAMDPGDPDARGDAVIVYSVGQAPSAIWHGQVLMRCGPSYGLDGVLNLQGAFQNRVLLDALPAAPDAGFEAVPDSNLPVLQLQIEQVLPAASGGERRLRTRRAA from the coding sequence GTGATTCCACGCCAAGGGTCCAGGGGCTTCACCCTGTTGGAGCTGCTGTTGGCCTTGAGTCTGGGCACCGCGTTGTTTGTGCTGTTGCTGCGCCTGATCGGAGCCGACCTGCGGCTGGGCACGGCCATGGCCAGGCATCTGCAGGCTTCAGGGCTGCAGCGCCGCACCCTGGAGCTGATTCGCGATGAAGTGGCGATTGGCCATGGCTGGATGGTGGATCCACCACTTTCGTCCACCTGGCCCTGTCGCCTCAGCGGACGGCGACCGGTGCTCGCCATCGCCATGGACCCCGGCGACCCCGATGCCCGCGGAGACGCTGTGATCGTCTATTCCGTAGGCCAGGCACCGTCTGCGATCTGGCATGGCCAGGTGCTGATGCGCTGCGGTCCGTCCTACGGGCTCGATGGAGTGCTGAATCTCCAGGGTGCGTTTCAGAACCGGGTGCTCTTGGATGCGCTGCCGGCAGCGCCCGATGCAGGATTTGAGGCTGTTCCCGACTCAAACCTGCCTGTGCTGCAGCTGCAGATCGAGCAGGTGTTGCCGGCTGCCTCTGGGGGTGAGCGGCGGCTGCGCACCAGGCGCGCTGCCTGA
- a CDS encoding GspH/FimT family pseudopilin yields the protein MTPTRNGFTLVELMVLVAIVGIICSIGLVHAGADRDRLQLDAAARRLRLGLERARLSARRHQQACAVALVAGGWVAADHASLPPCSGAALSLHEGVGQAAIKVHTNLPSVLRVSANGLLLDGGTTVLSHPRVTGRRCLVVSLPLGISRVGRYAASPSADGEALRSSQCLPLLQEG from the coding sequence ATGACCCCCACCCGCAATGGCTTCACGCTGGTGGAGCTGATGGTGCTGGTCGCCATCGTGGGCATCATCTGCAGCATCGGCCTGGTGCATGCCGGTGCCGACCGGGATCGTCTGCAGCTCGATGCGGCAGCTCGTCGCTTGCGGTTGGGTCTTGAACGGGCTCGGCTTTCGGCCCGCAGGCACCAGCAGGCCTGTGCTGTGGCCTTGGTTGCGGGCGGCTGGGTGGCGGCCGATCACGCCAGCTTGCCCCCCTGCAGCGGTGCGGCCCTGTCGCTCCATGAGGGTGTTGGTCAGGCCGCGATCAAAGTGCACACCAACCTGCCCTCGGTGCTGCGGGTGTCAGCCAACGGCTTGCTCCTCGATGGTGGCACCACGGTGTTGAGCCATCCGCGGGTGACGGGCAGACGCTGTCTGGTGGTGAGCCTGCCCTTGGGGATCAGCCGTGTCGGCAGGTATGCGGCCTCTCCCTCTGCTGATGGAGAGGCGTTGCGCAGCAGCCAGTGTCTGCCGTTGCTTCAGGAGGGCTGA
- a CDS encoding response regulator transcription factor encodes MAEEPSGQLLIVDDDPELLQFLLEELSQDSIVCQGANCGAEALLLLRQQRFDLVVLDWNLPDFNGIEICRRLRSSGDTTPVLMLTAHHDLEDRVQALDLGADDYITKPFELPELHARVRAQLRRSRYPSVERPSEQLTLGDLRINLMTRTVRRGERDVSLTQREFDLLAFLVKHQGTVQPREQILDSVWGAPFVGDPNTLDVYMGYLRRKLEGAELPKLLHTVRGVGFMARLEQA; translated from the coding sequence ATGGCCGAGGAGCCCAGCGGCCAACTGTTGATCGTCGACGACGACCCGGAGCTACTGCAGTTTCTGCTGGAGGAACTCAGCCAAGACAGCATTGTGTGCCAGGGGGCCAACTGCGGAGCCGAGGCATTGCTGCTGTTACGCCAACAGCGCTTTGACCTGGTGGTGCTCGACTGGAACCTGCCTGATTTCAATGGCATCGAGATCTGCAGGCGCCTGCGCAGCAGCGGCGACACCACACCGGTGCTGATGCTCACAGCCCATCACGATCTGGAGGATCGGGTTCAGGCACTCGATCTGGGAGCGGATGACTACATCACCAAACCGTTCGAGCTGCCGGAACTGCATGCGCGGGTGCGCGCCCAGCTGCGGCGCAGCCGCTACCCGAGTGTTGAACGCCCCAGTGAACAACTCACGCTCGGCGATCTACGGATCAATCTGATGACCCGAACGGTGCGTCGCGGCGAACGCGACGTCTCCCTCACCCAACGAGAGTTTGATTTGCTCGCCTTTCTGGTGAAACACCAAGGCACAGTGCAGCCGCGCGAGCAGATTCTGGACAGCGTTTGGGGAGCACCCTTTGTCGGCGACCCCAACACTCTCGATGTGTACATGGGCTATCTCCGCCGCAAGCTGGAGGGGGCCGAACTGCCAAAACTGCTGCACACCGTGCGCGGTGTGGGCTTCATGGCGCGTCTGGAGCAAGCTTGA
- a CDS encoding sensor histidine kinase KdpD, whose amino-acid sequence MKRSVLPSLRGWLQSTAVLSVIAGYVILLGVNAALGDLQRRQQHLKLAASLRQEASAGVLAAGPLRSLGLEVRVLSEGEELRPSLRKGPSGQQWLVSRSTLELANGERRFFELRQDVSLDLEQQHLAQLLLVAAAGVSILFTSLLLRPVLRRGLVVPLNDLDQELQALEADTLGDHLLDPMLQPQELRSIAHAFNNLQQRLAEAWKRERSFVDGVAHELRTPITVISGHSQRLKRQVLPDLALKSVESIDAEARRMGSLLTALRELARCDAGRLQLQLQHLDADEQLLLAHEQAWPRPADRFPLPLPSTNRLPLFSADPSRVQQCLQLLITNALNFSTGSVRLFAEVTDQQLVLHVQDSGPGIAESERALVLQRFQRGSSAAGQRGPGVGLALVDELMRAMNAAVVIADAPGGGADLQLRFKLAPDAP is encoded by the coding sequence TTGAAGCGTTCTGTCTTGCCATCGCTGAGAGGTTGGCTGCAGTCCACTGCTGTGTTGTCGGTGATTGCTGGCTACGTGATCCTGCTGGGCGTGAATGCCGCCCTCGGTGATCTGCAGCGCAGACAGCAGCACCTGAAGTTGGCGGCATCACTGCGCCAGGAGGCTTCGGCTGGGGTGCTGGCTGCAGGTCCTCTGCGTTCGCTTGGTCTGGAGGTCAGGGTGTTGTCCGAGGGGGAAGAGCTCCGCCCCAGTCTTCGCAAGGGGCCGTCCGGCCAGCAATGGCTGGTGAGCCGCTCCACCCTTGAGCTTGCCAATGGCGAGCGTCGCTTTTTTGAGCTGCGTCAGGACGTGAGCCTGGACCTCGAGCAGCAGCACCTGGCGCAGCTGCTGCTGGTGGCTGCTGCTGGTGTTTCGATCCTGTTCACGTCGCTGCTGCTGCGGCCGGTGTTGAGGAGGGGTCTGGTGGTTCCCCTCAACGACCTTGATCAGGAGCTGCAGGCCCTGGAGGCCGACACGCTTGGGGATCATCTTCTGGATCCGATGCTGCAGCCCCAGGAGTTGCGCTCCATCGCCCACGCCTTCAACAACCTTCAACAACGCCTGGCAGAGGCCTGGAAACGGGAGCGATCGTTTGTGGATGGTGTTGCCCACGAGTTACGCACGCCGATCACGGTGATCTCCGGCCACAGCCAGCGCTTGAAGCGTCAGGTGCTTCCCGATCTCGCGCTGAAGTCGGTGGAGTCGATTGATGCGGAAGCCAGGCGGATGGGCAGTTTGCTCACGGCTTTGCGCGAACTGGCGCGCTGCGATGCCGGCCGATTGCAGCTGCAACTGCAGCACCTCGATGCCGATGAACAACTGCTGCTGGCCCATGAGCAGGCCTGGCCGCGGCCGGCCGACCGGTTCCCGTTGCCGCTTCCATCCACCAATCGCTTGCCCTTGTTTTCAGCGGATCCCAGCCGTGTTCAACAGTGCCTCCAGTTGTTGATCACCAATGCGCTCAATTTCAGCACCGGTTCGGTGCGCCTGTTCGCTGAAGTGACTGACCAGCAGCTTGTGCTGCATGTGCAGGACTCTGGCCCGGGGATCGCTGAATCCGAGCGTGCGCTGGTATTGCAGCGCTTCCAGCGCGGATCGAGTGCGGCTGGGCAACGGGGCCCTGGTGTCGGTCTGGCCCTTGTGGACGAGCTGATGCGAGCGATGAACGCTGCGGTGGTGATCGCTGATGCACCTGGCGGTGGCGCTGATCTGCAGCTGCGTTTCAAGCTTGCTCCAGACGCGCCATGA